The Aestuariibaculum lutulentum genome segment GATTTAGACTTCTTTAATTGTTATCTCTTCGTTTGTATAAATTAGGATTTTTTTGAGTACAAAAATGTGCATTTCGTTTAAAACATCTTCGTAAGATTGTAATTGCTGAGCATGTTTTTTGTCTTCCATTCCGGTTTTGTAATCAATAATTACACATTGATTATCAGGAAATAAAACAATACGGTCTGGTCTTAAAATGATCCCTTCTTTTGAGATGATATCACGTTCGTTATAAACTGTGTTATCGTTGTTATAATAGTTTTGTAGTTTAGGATGATTAACAATTTCGTTAATAACATCTTTTAGTTGATCTGCTTGTGAATGGTTGATTGTTCCTACAGATAAAAATTCATTAATAGCATTATCAACATCATTTTTAGAAATAATCTTAGACATAATGTTGTGAACAAGGTTCCCTTTTTCAATGGCTTCTTCCTGATTTGTGTCCCAAAGCATTCCTGATTTTGTAACAACATTTATGTTATGGTCTTCTTTAGCTGTCGAAATAAATTCATTCACGGTAATGGTTTCTTTAGATGAATTTTCATGATTCACTGTTTTTTCTGGAGATCCAAAAGAGTAGGAGTTTTGATTATTATCCCAAAGGTTAAGATGTTGCAGGTAATTTATAAATAGACCCGAATATTTATTTTTATTTGGTTCTCCCTTTGTGCTTAGATCTTTCGTTGAAATAATATATAGATGTTCTACAGGACGTGTTAGTGCAACATATAAAAGGTTTATATTGTCTAATTCCTGTTCAGAACGATGGTTATTAAAGATTTCTAATCCGATATCTCCAAAATATTCGAAGTCTTTATTGAAATTTAATAAGGTATGAGAAAAGCCATGATACATATCATCGTTGATAGGAAACCATTCTTTTGGTTCAATTTCTCTGTAGAGATCTAAATCTGCGTAAGGGAAAATAACCACAGGAAATTCTAAACCTTTAGATTTATGAATGGTCATAATTTGAACAGCATCCTGACCTTTTGGAGAAACAATACTCAAGGATTCTTTTTTTGCATCGAAATAATCTAAAAATCCTGCGATGTCCGATCCTTTTTTATGAGAAAAGTCCAGAACAAGGTCTAAATAAAATTGAATATATGCATTAGAATTTTCAACAAGCTTAAAACTTCTTACTAATGTTTCGGTAAGGTCATATAAAGGTAGCTGAAGTAAATAATTACTGTTTACATAAATGTTGTAATCTTCATAACTTTTAAAGAATTCGTGCAACTCTAATTTTAAATGTTCGCTAAAGAATTCGTGTTTATCTTCAATGTTAAAGAAATCAACCAAATAATTTAAAACTTCAATTTTTACTTCATTGTTTTTGGGTTGAATTAATAATTTTAAAATGTTGTTTAAAAAAACAATCTCCGGAGCATTGTTAATTAATAAGGTTTCAGAAGATATAATAGGAATGTTAAACTGACTTAAATAATTAGCCACAGCCACACCTTCCTTCTTTTTTCTAACTAAAACACAAATGTCTTCCAGCTTAAAATTATTTTCTAAACAACGATTAATGGTGTTTAAAGCCTGCTTGCAGAAAAGCTCGTCTCGATCATCTTCTTTATCTATATCTAAAAAGGATAATTCTACGTAGCCACTTTCACTTTTACTAATCTCTTGTTGTCCTTTTTCATAAAGGTCTTGGTAGGTGTTGTTGCTAAATACCTGCTGCGCAAGAAAGTTGAAAAACTTATTATTGAAATCTACTACTTCTTTAAAACTCCTGAAGTTAGCTGGCAGATTTTTTAACTCTTTTTCGACTTGAAACGGATTTTTATCAAGGAACAAATCTATAAACTGTTCGGCTTTTCCGCCTCGCCAGCGGTAAATAGCTTGTTTGGCATCACCTACCAGCATGGTTGTTCCTTTATCTGCCGAAAGGGAGTTGTCTAATAGCGGAATTAAATTCTGCCATTGCATAACCGAAGTATCTTGAAATTCATCAATAAAATAATGATTGAATTTTTCGCCAAGACGCTCGTAAACAAATGGCGTGGGCTGGTTGCTTATTTCCCGACTAATAATGGTATTAAATTCTGAAATAAGCATTTTATTTTGGTCTGATTTTAGTGCTTTTAACTCCTTGTTAATGGCGTTTAACACGGATAGCGGTGTTATGTTTTTATAAAAGGCTTTCAGGAATTTTACATGAAAAACACCCTGTTTTGTTAAAGCAAAAGCCGATGCGATTTGAGGTTGAATAGACTCGATGGTCGATGCAACATCACCGCTTACTTTTTTTGGGTAGAGTGTTGCAGATTCTATGTTTTCCTGCCATTTAGAGGTAAAAGCAACATCAAAATTACCTTCGCTTATTTTCTTAAAATGTTTAGGCAAATAACTCCCTGAAAAATCACCATATTCTAAACCAGCACCTTCAATTAAATCTAAGGTGTCCTGAGCTGCTTCAGTAATAGCTTCTTCAGTTGTTTTGATGTCTTTTTTAAGCTGAATTTTCAAAGAGTTGAAATCAGTTAGCGTTTTATGTTTTAGCGTTTCAATAAACGGAATATCATTTTCGTTAACTAAGAGTTTTGCTATTTTATTAAAGTCGAAGGCGATATCGAAGCTTTTATCATCGTCTGCTTTTTCCAGTGCAAATTCAACCAAAACATTAGTCAGGGCTTTGTCTGTTCCTGCTTTGGCAATTAAACTATCTACAGCCTGATTGAGTAACGTATCCTGATCGAGTTCTACTTCAAAATTTATAGGCAATTTTAAATCGTAGGCAAATGTTCTTATGAGTTTATGTGTAAATCCATCAATAGTCGAAATATCGAAAGCTGCATAATTGTGAATGATGGTATTTAGTAATTTGATAGATTTTTTATGAAGCTCTAAAGGTTCCATACTTAAATCTTTACTAATAAGTTCAAACATGGTGTTTGATTGCCTTAAAATTTCAGGATCTGAAAACTGCTTTAATACTTCAATAATACGCTCTTTCATTTCAGCCACGGCTTTGTTGGTAAAAGTGATGGCCAAAATGCGTTTAAATTGATCGGAAGAATCAGAACTGAATAAAATTTTTAAATATTCTTTAACCAAAGTAAAGGTTTTTCCACTTCCTGCAGAGGCATTATATATGGTAAATGGTGGGGTTTGCAGCATAAATTTCAAATTTGAACACAAGATAGAAACAATCAATCATTTCATAACGATTAATTATTTTTAATTGAGGGCATTTATGTGTAAATTTGAACTTAAAATATTTATTAATAGTTAAAACAAAAAATTATGGCTTTCGAATTACCTGAATTAGGTTATGCTTACGATGCTTTAGAGCCTCACATTGATGCTCGCACTATGGAGATTCACCATACTAAGCACCATCAAGGATATACAAATAATTTCAACGCTGCAATTGCAGGAACTGAGTTAGAAGGAAAATCTGTTGAAGATATCTTAACCAATTTAGATTTAAATAACGCTGCTGTTAGAAACAACGGTGGAGGATATTTTAACCACTCTTTATTCTGGTCTGTAATGAATCCAGAAGACAGAGGATATTTATCTGGTGAATTAAAAGATGCTATTGTAGCTGAATTTGGTTCTAAGGAAGCATTTGTTGAAGCTTTCAGTAAAGCTGCTGCAACACGTTTTGGTTCTGGTTGGGCATGGTTATGTGTTCATAAAGGTGGAAAAGTAGAGATTTGTTCTACTGCTAACCAAGACAACCCGTTAATGCCAGGAATTGGTTGTGGAGCAACTCCAATTTTAGGTCTTGATGTTTGGGAACATGCATATTACTTAAACTACCAAAACCGTCGTCCAGATTATATCGATGCTTTCTTTAAAGTAGTTAACTGGAATGAAGTTGAAAGACGTTACGCTGAAGCTAAGTAATTAGTTTTTGAAATTATATTAGAAATCGTCTGGAGTAATTCAGGCGATTTTTTTTATGCTTTAATTTGAAATTTTCAGAAGTATTTAGAATGGAATAGAAATGAAAAAGGTGGACAGAATGCCCACCTTTTTGCCCCAAATCTACCATAAACTTAACCTACTTATGTTATGGTACAGCAAATATATTGTGGTAAAAAATTGTGATAAAATATTTTGGGTGAACTACCAATAATTTGGCTTAAGAGAATATCCTTAAATTTAAGTTTATGTAAAGGTTCTGGTTTTTAGGAAACTAAAAAGCATAAAAAAAGGCGAACAAGTGTTCACCTTTCTTTGCCCCAAATCTACCATGAACTTAACCTACTTATGTTATGGTTCAGCAAATATAGATGGGAAGTACGAAGTGTTAAAATATTTTAGTTGAAGTGCTAAAATTTTGGTTTAAAGTGAATTAGGTAGGAATTTTAAACTGCTAAGGAGTTTTTGGTGTAGGAAACTAAAAAGCATAAAAAAAGGCGAACAAGCGTTCACCTTTTTTTGCCCCAAATCTACCATGAACTTAACCTACTTATGTTATGGTTCCACTAAAGTAGATGTAATTCAGGTGATTAAATTATTTATTAGATAAAGTGCATTTTTTTTAGTTAAAATGTATTTTATCTTAGATGAAATGAGATTTATCTATTTTTAGAGGTTATCTTTTAAGAAGTGCTTAATTAATAAGCACGTTCTTTATTCCCTTCGTAAAAATTAATAAAAGCTCTGTTTACTACTCGGTTACCTCCAACAGTTGGATAGTTTCCTGTAAAATACCAGTCTCCTAAATTCTTCGGACATGCTTCATGTAAATTCTCTACAGGTTGGAAGATGATTTTTACTTCAGCTTTAATGCTGTCCGGACTTAAAAGTTCAGCGATTTTATCAGAAATTTGTTCATCTGTAAACGGATCATAAATTTCCTTTACAAAATTTTGAACATACTTATCTGCTAATTCTGTTTGCTCGATACATTTATTGTAAACTTCTTCAACTATATGATACTGTCCATTTTCTTTTAGTAATTCTAAAGCCGCTCTAAATGCTACCAAGCTTTCTAAGTTGGCCATATCGATTCCGTAACAGTCTGGATATCTAATTTGTGGCGCAGACGATACAACAACAATACGTTTAGGTCCTAAGCGGTCTAACATTTTTAAGATACTTTTCTTAAGTGTTGTTCCGCGTACAATACTGTCGTCAATAATAACTAAGTTGTCCTCTGGCTTAATTACACCATAAGTAATGTCGTAAACGTGTGCTACTAAATCGTCACGGCTGCTATCTTCAGTAATAAAAGTTCTAAGTTTAGCATCCTTAATAGCGATTTTTTCAACGCGGATATGCTCTGATAAGATTTCTTTTATTTTTTCAGAAGAAAGCGAATGCTGTCCTTCTAATATTGCAGCAGTTTTTCTTTCATTTAAATAAATATCGGCAGAATCTACCATTCCATAGAAAGAAGTTTCAGCAGTATTTGGTATGAATGAAAATACCGTGTTTTTAATATCGTAGTTGATAGACTCAAGAACTTTAGGCATTACTAAATTACCTAATTTTTTACGCTCCTGATAGATTTCAGCATCACCACCTCTAGAGAAATAAATACGCTCAAAAGAACATGATTTTCTTTCTAATGGTTCTAAAATTTGTTTGAAACGAACTTCTCCAGATTTTTTAATGATGATAGCTTTTCCTGGATCTAATTCATGAACATCTTCAAATTTTACGTTGAAAGCTGTTTGAATTACAGGACGCTCTGAAGCGATAACTACAACTTCGTCATCCTGGTAATAATATGCCGGACGAATACCTGCTGGATCGCGTAATACGAACGCATCACCATGACCAATTAAACCGGCCATAGCGTAACCACCATCCCAGTTTTTAGCCGCTCTTTTTAAAATTTTAGAGACTTTTAGGCGCTCAGCAATTTGAGGTGAAGCATTCTTTTTACTGAATCCTTCTTTTTTAAGATCTTTATAAAGTTTAGCAACGGCGTCGTCTAAGAAATGACCAATTTTTTCCATAATAGTAATGGTGTCGGTATATTCTTTAGGGTGCTGACCTAGCTCAATTAAGTTTCCGAATAATTCTTTAACATTCGTCATGTTAAAGTTACCGGCCATAATTAAGTTTCTATGCATCCAGTTGTTCTGTCTTAAGAATGGGTGAACACTTTCTACGCTGTTTTTCCCGAATGTTCCGTAACGCACGTGCCCTAGCATAACCTCACCAATGTATGGAATGTTTTTTTTCTGTGCAGCAACGTCGTTTGCATATTCCGGATGAGCTGTAAGCTCGGTGTTGATACGATCGTTAATTTGAGCAAAAATATCCTGAATAGGTTGTTGTGCTACAGAACGAACACGGCTTATGTATCGCTCACCAGGCTTCATGTCTAGTTTAATACTTGCAAAACCAGCCCCGTCTTGACCACGGTTGTGCTGTTTTTCCATCATCAGATACATTTTGTTTACACCATAAAATGCACTTCCGTATTTTTCTTTGTAGTACTCTAGTGGTTTTAATAACCTAACCACGGCTATACCACATTCGTGTTTTAAAGCATCACTCATTTTAGATCTATTGTGTTTGTCGCTTTTGCGTAAATAATAACGTTTATAATTAAAAACGCGCTCAAATTCGAGCGCGCGGTTTTATGCTAATTCTATTTCAAATTGTGTTAACTGCTTAAACTGTAATAAGCGTTTATGGACTTCACCTTCGGTTAAATTCTGCATACGTTCGGTACCGAATTTTTCAACACAAAACGAGGCTAATGTTGAACCATAAATTACCGCATTCTTCATATTTTCGAATGATGTGTCTCCGGTTTTTGCAATATATCCTGCGAAACCTCCAGCAAATGTATCGCCGGCACCTGTTGGATCGAAAACTTCTTCCAATGGTAAAGCAGGAGCGTAGAATACATTATCGTTGTTAAACAATAAGGCACCGTGTTCTCCTTTTTTAATCACTACATATTTTGGTCCCATTTCATGAATTTTTCTAGCAGCAACTAAAAGAGAATATTCTCCAGTTAATTGTCTGGCTTCTTCATCGTTAATGGTGATTACATCAATTTTATTGATTACTTTATGTAAATCGTCTAAAGCACAGTCCATCCAGAAATTCATAGTATCAAGAATAACCAACTTAGGTTTTTCTTCCATTTGTTCTAAAACACTTAGTTGGACGATAGGATGAAGATTTCCTAACATAACCACTTCGGCATTTCTGTAATCTTGAGGAACTACTGGATTGAAGTCTGCTAATGTATTAAGTTCTGTTACTAACGTATCACGGCTATTCATGTCGTTGTGGTAACGACCGCTCCAGAAAAATGTTTTTCCTTCTTTAACGATTTCAATTCCTGAAATATCAATATTTTTATTTGATAATAGGTCTAAATATTCTTGAGGAAAATCGCCACCAACAACCGATACGGCTGCAGCGTCTACGTTAAAATGTGAAGCAGATAATCCAATAAAAGTGGCTGCACCACCAAGTATTTTGTCGGTTTTTCCGAACGGCGTTTCAATAGCATCAAAGGCTACTGTGCCAACAATAACTAACTTACCCATAGAGGTTTTTTAATTTTGGTGCAAATATACGTCTTTTAACTGCTAAAAACCGAATTTATTTTCGTCCAAAATCTGCAGGGATTTCACCCCAGGCTTTTGTTTCCCATTTTACTATGGTTGTCGTGTAGTTGTTGGTCTTTAGCCAGTTAAGAGCTCGGTCTACCAATTCAAAAAGATCTTTGTTTTTTTCGTTGCGCTCTAATTTTGTATTGCAGGTTTTCTTTTTAACCCAGCTTATGGCAGTCTTAGAATCAGTATAGATAATACGGTTGCTATTTTTCTTTTTTAGAAGCGCCAAACCGTGAACAATGGCTAAAAATTCACCTATATTGTTAGTGCCTTCCTGAAAGGGACCTTGAATAAAGAGTTGTTGTTTGGTTTTGGTATCGACACCACGATATTCCATAACACCCGGATTTCCGCTTGAAGCGGCATCAACCGAAATGGAATTGTAATTAGGTTGCCCTATTTTCTTTAATTGTTCGGGAGATAATGTGCTGCTAAACGATTTGTTTTTTCCGATAAAATCTTTGTAATTTCCGTTTAAAGCTTTTTTGGCGGCTTCAAAGGTTTCAAATGATTTATACTGAGCACCTTCGTAATTGGTTATTTGAGCTTTGCAATCGTTCCATGTTTCAAAAACACCAGTTTTATGTCCTTTCCAAATGGTATAGTATTTCTTCTTTTTTTTAGACATGGTTTATTGCGACTGTATACCTAATATATTGTAGGTGTTAGTTTTGCTCTGTTAATAGTTGCTCGACAACCTTAGGGAAATGTTCCATTTCAAGTTCATGAATTTTAGCAGCAACATCTTCGGCAGTATCCTTTGCGTCAACAACACATTTAGCTTGAAAAATAATAGCGCCTTCGTCGTAATTTTCATTAACGTAATGAATGGTGATTCCTGTTTCAGTTTCTTTGTTTTCAACAACAGCTTGGTGTACGTTCATGCCATACATGCCTTTACCACCAAATTTAGGTAATAGAGCCGGGTGAACATTAATGACCTTATTAGGGTATTCGTTTATTATTGCTTCCGGGAATTTCCATAAAAATCCAGCTAAGACAATTAAATCTGGTTTTGTGGCTTTCAATAGATTTAAAACGTCGTTTGTTTCTGTTAAAGCGACCTTGTTGAATGATAGCGCACTAACTTTTAATCGTTTCGCGCGATCTAGAACTTTTGCTTGCGGATTGTTTGTGAGTATTTGCACAACAGAAGCTATATCACTGTTGTTGAAATATGCAACTAAATTTTCGGCATTTGAACCACTTCCTGACGCAAAAATGACAATACGTTTCATTTACAGACCTATTGATGTTATGTTTTCTTCGGCAAAAAAAAGAATAATTATTAACAATTAGCGGGTTAAATTTAAATTCTTAAAAGGAATTTAGTAAATTAGAAACACTTTTTTAATGTTAAACGTGTGTTATAAAAATAAAGTTTTTTATTTTTGCCAACTAATTAAAACTTAAAATTAAAAGATTATGTCAGACATTGCATCAAGAGTAAAAGCGATTATCGTAGACAAATTAGGAGTTGATGAAAACGAAGTTGTAACTGAAGCAAGCTTCACTAACGATTTAGGAGCAGACTCTTTAGATACTGTAGAATTAATCATGGAGTTCGAAAAAGAATTCGACATCCAGATTCCAGACGACCAAGCAGAGAACATTGCAACTGTAGGTCAAGCTATATCATATATCGAAGAAGCAAAATAAGCCAAGTACTTTATGGAATTAAAGCGAGTTGTAGTCACAGGATTGGGCGCTTTAACACCAATTGGGAATACCAAAGATGAATATTGGGAAGGCCTAATTAGTGGTAAAAGTGGTGCTGCGCCTATAACATATTTTGATACCGAGAAGTTTAAAACCAAGTTTGCTTGTGAGTTGAAAAACTTTAAAGCAACAGACTTCATAGACCGTAAGCTAGCGAGTAGAATGGATAGGTTTACGCAATATGCTATGGTAGCTTCAGACGAAGCTATTGCAGATGCGAATTTAGACTTAGACAAAGTAAACAAACTACGTGTTGGGGTAATATGGGGTGCAGGTATTGGAGGTTTGGAGACTTTCCAAGACGAGGTATTGAACTATGCAAAAGGTGATGGTACGCCAAGATTCAATCCGTTCTTTATTCCTAAAATGATTGCAGATATTGCACCAGGAAATATATCCATTAAACATGGATTTATGGGGCCTAACTATACAACGGTTTCAGCCTGTGCTTCTTCGGCAAATGCTATGTTCGATGCGCTAAACTCTATTCGTTTAGGACATTGTGATGTAGTTGTTACAGGAGGAAGCGAAGCAGCAGTAACAATTGCAGGAATGGGAGGTTTCAATGCTATGCATGCCTTATCTACTAGAAACGAAAGCCCAGAAACAGCTTCTCGTCCGTTTGACGGAACAAGAGATGGTTTCGTATTGGGTGAAGGTGCAGGAGC includes the following:
- a CDS encoding PfkB family carbohydrate kinase; the encoded protein is MGKLVIVGTVAFDAIETPFGKTDKILGGAATFIGLSASHFNVDAAAVSVVGGDFPQEYLDLLSNKNIDISGIEIVKEGKTFFWSGRYHNDMNSRDTLVTELNTLADFNPVVPQDYRNAEVVMLGNLHPIVQLSVLEQMEEKPKLVILDTMNFWMDCALDDLHKVINKIDVITINDEEARQLTGEYSLLVAARKIHEMGPKYVVIKKGEHGALLFNNDNVFYAPALPLEEVFDPTGAGDTFAGGFAGYIAKTGDTSFENMKNAVIYGSTLASFCVEKFGTERMQNLTEGEVHKRLLQFKQLTQFEIELA
- the purN gene encoding phosphoribosylglycinamide formyltransferase, whose translation is MKRIVIFASGSGSNAENLVAYFNNSDIASVVQILTNNPQAKVLDRAKRLKVSALSFNKVALTETNDVLNLLKATKPDLIVLAGFLWKFPEAIINEYPNKVINVHPALLPKFGGKGMYGMNVHQAVVENKETETGITIHYVNENYDEGAIIFQAKCVVDAKDTAEDVAAKIHELEMEHFPKVVEQLLTEQN
- a CDS encoding ribonuclease H1 domain-containing protein, giving the protein MSKKKKKYYTIWKGHKTGVFETWNDCKAQITNYEGAQYKSFETFEAAKKALNGNYKDFIGKNKSFSSTLSPEQLKKIGQPNYNSISVDAASSGNPGVMEYRGVDTKTKQQLFIQGPFQEGTNNIGEFLAIVHGLALLKKKNSNRIIYTDSKTAISWVKKKTCNTKLERNEKNKDLFELVDRALNWLKTNNYTTTIVKWETKAWGEIPADFGRK
- a CDS encoding UvrD-helicase domain-containing protein — encoded protein: MLQTPPFTIYNASAGSGKTFTLVKEYLKILFSSDSSDQFKRILAITFTNKAVAEMKERIIEVLKQFSDPEILRQSNTMFELISKDLSMEPLELHKKSIKLLNTIIHNYAAFDISTIDGFTHKLIRTFAYDLKLPINFEVELDQDTLLNQAVDSLIAKAGTDKALTNVLVEFALEKADDDKSFDIAFDFNKIAKLLVNENDIPFIETLKHKTLTDFNSLKIQLKKDIKTTEEAITEAAQDTLDLIEGAGLEYGDFSGSYLPKHFKKISEGNFDVAFTSKWQENIESATLYPKKVSGDVASTIESIQPQIASAFALTKQGVFHVKFLKAFYKNITPLSVLNAINKELKALKSDQNKMLISEFNTIISREISNQPTPFVYERLGEKFNHYFIDEFQDTSVMQWQNLIPLLDNSLSADKGTTMLVGDAKQAIYRWRGGKAEQFIDLFLDKNPFQVEKELKNLPANFRSFKEVVDFNNKFFNFLAQQVFSNNTYQDLYEKGQQEISKSESGYVELSFLDIDKEDDRDELFCKQALNTINRCLENNFKLEDICVLVRKKKEGVAVANYLSQFNIPIISSETLLINNAPEIVFLNNILKLLIQPKNNEVKIEVLNYLVDFFNIEDKHEFFSEHLKLELHEFFKSYEDYNIYVNSNYLLQLPLYDLTETLVRSFKLVENSNAYIQFYLDLVLDFSHKKGSDIAGFLDYFDAKKESLSIVSPKGQDAVQIMTIHKSKGLEFPVVIFPYADLDLYREIEPKEWFPINDDMYHGFSHTLLNFNKDFEYFGDIGLEIFNNHRSEQELDNINLLYVALTRPVEHLYIISTKDLSTKGEPNKNKYSGLFINYLQHLNLWDNNQNSYSFGSPEKTVNHENSSKETITVNEFISTAKEDHNINVVTKSGMLWDTNQEEAIEKGNLVHNIMSKIISKNDVDNAINEFLSVGTINHSQADQLKDVINEIVNHPKLQNYYNNDNTVYNERDIISKEGIILRPDRIVLFPDNQCVIIDYKTGMEDKKHAQQLQSYEDVLNEMHIFVLKKILIYTNEEITIKEV
- a CDS encoding amidophosphoribosyltransferase translates to MSDALKHECGIAVVRLLKPLEYYKEKYGSAFYGVNKMYLMMEKQHNRGQDGAGFASIKLDMKPGERYISRVRSVAQQPIQDIFAQINDRINTELTAHPEYANDVAAQKKNIPYIGEVMLGHVRYGTFGKNSVESVHPFLRQNNWMHRNLIMAGNFNMTNVKELFGNLIELGQHPKEYTDTITIMEKIGHFLDDAVAKLYKDLKKEGFSKKNASPQIAERLKVSKILKRAAKNWDGGYAMAGLIGHGDAFVLRDPAGIRPAYYYQDDEVVVIASERPVIQTAFNVKFEDVHELDPGKAIIIKKSGEVRFKQILEPLERKSCSFERIYFSRGGDAEIYQERKKLGNLVMPKVLESINYDIKNTVFSFIPNTAETSFYGMVDSADIYLNERKTAAILEGQHSLSSEKIKEILSEHIRVEKIAIKDAKLRTFITEDSSRDDLVAHVYDITYGVIKPEDNLVIIDDSIVRGTTLKKSILKMLDRLGPKRIVVVSSAPQIRYPDCYGIDMANLESLVAFRAALELLKENGQYHIVEEVYNKCIEQTELADKYVQNFVKEIYDPFTDEQISDKIAELLSPDSIKAEVKIIFQPVENLHEACPKNLGDWYFTGNYPTVGGNRVVNRAFINFYEGNKERAY
- a CDS encoding acyl carrier protein, giving the protein MSDIASRVKAIIVDKLGVDENEVVTEASFTNDLGADSLDTVELIMEFEKEFDIQIPDDQAENIATVGQAISYIEEAK
- a CDS encoding superoxide dismutase, encoding MAFELPELGYAYDALEPHIDARTMEIHHTKHHQGYTNNFNAAIAGTELEGKSVEDILTNLDLNNAAVRNNGGGYFNHSLFWSVMNPEDRGYLSGELKDAIVAEFGSKEAFVEAFSKAAATRFGSGWAWLCVHKGGKVEICSTANQDNPLMPGIGCGATPILGLDVWEHAYYLNYQNRRPDYIDAFFKVVNWNEVERRYAEAK
- the fabF gene encoding beta-ketoacyl-ACP synthase II, with protein sequence MELKRVVVTGLGALTPIGNTKDEYWEGLISGKSGAAPITYFDTEKFKTKFACELKNFKATDFIDRKLASRMDRFTQYAMVASDEAIADANLDLDKVNKLRVGVIWGAGIGGLETFQDEVLNYAKGDGTPRFNPFFIPKMIADIAPGNISIKHGFMGPNYTTVSACASSANAMFDALNSIRLGHCDVVVTGGSEAAVTIAGMGGFNAMHALSTRNESPETASRPFDGTRDGFVLGEGAGALVLEEYEHAKARGAKIYAEFIGGGLSSDAYHMTAPHPDGKGVVAVMKNCLENAGLNPEDVDHINTHGTSTPLGDVAELKAISEVFGDHAKHININSTKSMTGHLLGAAGAIEAISTILAMENGIVPPTINHTTVDENIDPELNLTLNKAQKRDIKVAMSNTFGFGGHNACVLFKKLD